A single window of Doryrhamphus excisus isolate RoL2022-K1 chromosome 5, RoL_Dexc_1.0, whole genome shotgun sequence DNA harbors:
- the fetub gene encoding fetuin B has translation MKNSLLFSLLLALGCVHIQGMPVNQDAMEAESCDDALVMGAAREALTKINRDRQEGYIFSLHRLSNAHSSKHGETGFVFYLTMDVVETNCSVLSKKDWKDCEARPTHDTPVYGQCKAAIYMNRVHRVVRLYKYNCVIRPVPAARVSKVCPDCSSHVNFDNAEIQKTVTKSLEKFNKENGLTNRFSLLKIARATAGMAMGMYYHVEYTIQETTCNKSTDVGPDDKCPFMECEFTHKGFCKASHFHTPVSDGDISVECEIYEPEAADREKKLHLLGGETDHSHNDTHPHSHNHDEAHAADAAHTHDHIHDHTKTHAHHDKNAKHAGDSDHHHTHDHLDGSAHQHAHDHSHDHGHGHDHVHTHHAKAHDHSNDSPNHHHDYKHESGVHTHEHDHELALDHDHKHAHLHEHEHHHHHHDHDHETTVHHHPEGTVKVLPAMKQPVPSGLPPVDLVPTSPASTPAGEVGVVLPLIPDPQIPGEMQPTIQAFPTSVSSKCAAVKKRETLVEELFDEDPLFQPVA, from the exons ATGAAGAACTCTTTGCTGTTTTCACTACTGTTGGCGCTTGGATGTGTGCACATCCAGGGGATGCCAGTGAACCAGGATGCCATGGAGGCAGAGTCTTGTGATGATGCTTTGGTTATGGGTGCTGCCAGGGAAGCTCTCACGAAGATCAACCGTGACAGGCAGGAGGGCTACATCTTCAGCCTTCACCGCCTGTCCAATGCACACTCTTCTAAGCAT GGAGAAACTGGTTTTGTGTTCTATCTAACCATGGATGTTGTGGAGACCAACTGCAGTGTCCTCAGCAAGAAGGACTGGAAGGACTGCGAGGCTCGACCCACACATGATACCCCT GTATATGGACAGTGCAAAGCAGCTATCTACATGAACAGGGTGCACAGGGTGGTGCGTCTCTACAAGTACAACTGTGTTATTAGACCAG TACCTGCTGCAAGGGTGTCTAAAGTGTGCCCAGACTGCTCATCACATGTGAATTTTGATAACGCTGAGATTCAGAAGACTGTGACTAAATCTTTGGAGAAGTTCAACAAGGAGAATGGACTGACGAATCGCTTTTCTCTGTTGAAAATTGCCAGAGCGACTGCAGGG ATGGCGATGGGAATGTATTATCATGTGGAGTACACCATCCAGGAGACAACCTGCAACAAAAGCACAGATGTAGGCCCCGATGACAAATGTCCATTCATGGAATGCGAGTTCACT CACAAAGGTTTCTGCAAGGCCTCCCACTTCCACACCCCCGTAAGTGATGGTGACATCAGTGTAGAGTGTGAGATCTATGAGCCTGAG GCTGCTGACCGTGAAAAGAAATTGCACCTTTTGGGCGGAGAAACTGATCACAGTCACAATGACACACACCCACATAGCCACAATCATGATGAAGCACATGCTGCAGACGCAGCACACACTCACGACCACATCCATGACCACACCAAGACTCATGCTCACCATGATAAAAATGCTAAGCATGCTGGCGACAgtgaccaccaccacacacacgaCCATCTTGATGGCAGTGCTCATCAGCACGCTCACGACCACTCCCACGACCACGGACATGGACATGACCATGTGCACACTCACCATGCCAAGGCACACGACCACAGCAATGACTCACCCAACCATCACCATGACTACAAACATGAATCAGGGGTTCACACTCATGAACATGATCATGAGCTTGCTCTTGACCATGACCACAAACACGCTCACTTGCATGAGCATGagcaccaccatcatcaccatgatCATGACCACGAGACGACAGTACATCACCATCCAGAGGGAACTGTGAAGGTCTTGCCTGCCATGAAGCAACCGGTGCCTTCCGGCCTTCCTCCCGTTGACCTTGTCCCTACCTCACCTGCAAGTACGCCTGCAGGTGAGGTAGGAGTTGTCCTGCCTCTTATCCCAGATCCTCAGATCCCTGGTGAGATGCAACCAACTATTCAGGCCTTCCCAACGTCAGTTTCATCTAAGTGCGCAGCagtgaaaaaaagagaaacccTCGTGGAGGAACTATTTGACGAAGACCCCTTGTTCCAGCCAGTCGCCTAA
- the LOC131129574 gene encoding fetuin-B-like has translation MSMYLLFVYLVVLPHGGIAGANFSGCSSPEVVRVAEEALDQINKDRAQGYILGFNRLYDFSHTPEKNKGESLYKLNIDVIETKCHIISNKPWKQCEIRRLGSVPVYGECQVSVYVDTKVRLQSYSCALREVPATEVLDMCPDCPIAENVNEPVIKDIAQLSLLRFNEERHYAHYFTLENITRASIQWVAGPSYFVEFTIVQTVCLNKTEDSDLGNCPPMDLQFAHRGFCLTSHLEDVDDGGFRFSGGKEFQNRKIVDVKCEIFEPQSAVGHQHHNQTNLHPHELMNSTIPGSSQGISTARGLLGFVIDQPASPRSAPVASFCPGSRRYDLGISKLKL, from the exons ATGAGcatgtatttgttgtttgtgtatCTGGTTGTGCTGCCACATGGGGGCATAGCCGGAGCCAATTTCTCCGGCTGCAGTAGCCCAGAAGTTGTGCGTGTTGCAGAGGAGGCCTTGGATCAAATAAATAAGGATCGGGCTCAAGGATACATTCTGGGCTTCAACAGGCTGTATGATTTCTCACACACCCCTGAAAAG AACAAAGGGGAGTCTCTCTATAAGCTAAACATTGATGTCATTGAGACTAAATGCCACATCATAAGCAATAAACCatggaaacaatgtgaaatTCGAAGACTTGGTTCTGTTCCT GTATACGGGGAGTGTCAAGTATCTGTTTATGTTGACACAAAAGTCAGACTTCAAAGTTACTCCTGTGCACTTCGTGAAG TTCCAGCCACTGAAGTCTTGGACATGTGTCCAGACTGCCCTATAGCAGAGAATGTGAATGAGCCAGTCATCAAGGACATAGCACAGCTCTCTCTGCTGAGGTTCAATGAAGAGCGCCACTATGCCCATTACTTCACATTGGAGAATATTACAAGAGCCAGTATACAG TGGGTTGCGGGGCCATCCTACTTTGTTGAATTCACCATTGTACAGACGGTTTGCCTAAATAAAACAGAAGACAGTGACCTGGGAAACTGCCCACCAATGGACCTTCAGTTTGCC CATCGAGGCTTCTGTTTGACCTCACACTTGGAGGATGTAGATGATGGTGGTTTCAGATTCAGTGGTGGGAAGGAATTCCAGAACAGGAAGATTGTAGATGTGAAGTGTGAGATCTTTGAACCTCAG TCAGCGGTTGGCCATCAGCACCACAACCAAACAAACTTACACCCCCATGAGCTAATGAACTCAACCATACCTGGTTCAAGTCAAGGTATCTCAACAGCGAGAGGCCTCCTGGGGTTTGTGATAGACCAGCCAGCATCTCCTAGGTCAGCCCCAGTGGCTAGCTTCTGCCCTGGCTCCCGTAGATATGATTTGGGTATAAGTAAACTCAAGctctaa